A genomic window from Lotus japonicus ecotype B-129 chromosome 1, LjGifu_v1.2 includes:
- the LOC130734161 gene encoding cyclin-D4-1-like, which yields MAPSFDCFSSLLCEEDASIFEDSDYGGSMEMMVEETWNSRYGGNQHYGDPNPIGVLPLLSDECFALMVEKESHHLPGGDYVNKLRSGDLDFGARKEAIDWIEKVREHFGFGPLSEYLSINYLDRFLSSCEFSKQRAWTMSLLALACLSLAAKIDEPKVPLCLDLQVGESKYVFESETIQKMELMVLNKLGWRMQAITPFSFIDYFLSKISDDETTLGASILKSVQLILSAARGIDFLEFKSSEIAAAVALSVVGETQTGHTEKAISVLIQHVEKERVLKCVEMINELSSGGGGSASDAIAASVSVPQSPIGVLGAECFSYKTDDTTNAGSYANSTHNNSPDAKRRKLNPTFGV from the exons ATGGCACCAAGTTTTGATTGTTTTTCTAGCCTTCTCTGTGAGGAAGATGCTAGTATTTTTGAGGATAGTGATTATGGGGGCTCCATGGAGATGATGGTGGAGGAGACATGGAATTCTAGATATGGTGGAAACCAGCACTATGGTGATCCAAATCCAATTGGGGTTTTGCCATTGCTGAGTGATGAGTGTTTTGCTTTAATGGTGGAGAAGGAATCACATCATTTGCCTGGTGGTGATTATGTGAATAAGCTGAGGAGTGGGGATTTGGATTTTGGGGCTAGAAAGGAGGCCattgattggattgaaaag GTCCGAGAGCATTTTGGTTTTGGACCTCTATCTGAATATCTATCCATCAACTACTTGGATCGATTCTTATCTTCATGTGAATTTTCA AAACAAAGAGCTTGGACAATGTCATTGCTTGCTTTGGCATGCTTATCTCTTGCAGCCAAAATAGATGAACCTAAGGTTCCTCTGTGTCTTGATTTGCAG GTGGGTGAATCTAAGTATGTGTTTGAATCTGAAACAATACAAAAGATGGAGCTTATGGTACTGAACAAATTGGGGTGGAGAATGCAAGCAATTACCCCTTTCTCCTTCATTGACTATTTCCTTTCCAAGATCAGTGATGATGAAACCACACTAGGAGCTTCAATTTTGAAATCTGTCCAACTTATTCTGAGTGCTGCAAGAG GTATTGACTTCCTAGAGTTCAAATCATCAGAGATTGCAGCAGCTGTGGCATTATCTGTGGTGGGAGAAACCCAAACAGGTCACACAGAGAAAGCCATTTCTGTTCTTATTCAACATGTAGAAAAG GAGAGGGTATTGAAGTGTGTTGAAATGATCAATGAGTTGTCAtcaggtggtggtggttctgcCAGTGATGCTATTGCTGCTTCTGTTTCTGTTCCCCAAAGCCCAATAGGGGTGTTGGGTGCTGAATGCTTCAGCTACAAAACTGATGACACCACAAATGCTGGTTCATATGCAAATTCTACACATAATAATAGTCCTGATGCTAAACGGAGGAAGCTAAATCCAACATTTGGAGTATAG